A region of Allocoleopsis franciscana PCC 7113 DNA encodes the following proteins:
- a CDS encoding Uma2 family endonuclease → MSTEARTEQKSMIIEDWWEPPMPPTDLIFDDGEPMESNRHRIAMNVLIRSINQAFANRDDFFTGGNMFIYYSSTQARNRDFKGPDFFVVLDVDGTRERQGWVVWEENGRYPNVIVELMSPSTAEADMGVKKNIYEQIFRTPDYYVFNPFNPDSLQGWHLDANQQYQPLIPNEQGWLWCQRLGLWLATWEGTIDRETAVWLRFYDQAGNLVLLPEEAANARAERLAARLRELGEDPDSI, encoded by the coding sequence ATGTCAACTGAGGCGAGAACAGAACAAAAATCCATGATAATCGAGGATTGGTGGGAACCTCCGATGCCACCCACTGATTTAATTTTCGATGACGGGGAACCGATGGAGAGTAACCGCCACCGCATTGCGATGAATGTCCTGATTCGGTCAATCAATCAGGCTTTTGCTAACCGTGATGACTTTTTTACGGGAGGCAATATGTTTATTTATTACAGCAGTACTCAGGCTCGTAACCGGGACTTCAAAGGGCCTGATTTTTTTGTAGTACTAGATGTGGATGGCACAAGGGAGCGTCAAGGCTGGGTAGTATGGGAAGAAAATGGTCGTTACCCCAATGTAATAGTAGAACTGATGTCACCTTCTACAGCAGAGGCAGATATGGGAGTTAAGAAAAATATTTACGAGCAGATTTTCCGCACTCCGGATTACTATGTCTTCAATCCCTTTAACCCCGATTCTTTGCAGGGGTGGCATTTGGATGCAAATCAACAGTATCAGCCCCTTATACCTAATGAGCAAGGATGGCTGTGGTGTCAGCGATTAGGCTTATGGTTGGCAACTTGGGAGGGGACGATTGATCGAGAAACGGCGGTGTGGTTGCGGTTTTATGATCAGGCTGGCAATCTGGTTTTGTTACCTGAGGAAGCAGCAAATGCGCGAGCGGAGCGTTTAGCGGCTCGATTAAGGGAATTGGGAGAAGACCCAGATAGTATATAA
- a CDS encoding helix-turn-helix domain-containing protein, whose product MGKAGTVLKRVLDVYGISQNKLAVAMGTGRSSINRWVNENRDPSGDAILEIRRGLQKINPAAAEEFIQLYLDDSFEDEAQS is encoded by the coding sequence ATGGGAAAAGCGGGTACAGTACTAAAGCGGGTTTTGGATGTCTACGGCATTAGCCAAAATAAATTGGCGGTGGCGATGGGAACTGGGCGTTCCAGTATTAACCGTTGGGTCAATGAAAATAGAGACCCATCCGGTGATGCAATCCTGGAAATTAGGAGGGGGCTTCAAAAGATTAATCCCGCAGCGGCAGAGGAGTTTATTCAGCTATACCTGGATGATTCGTTTGAAGATGAGGCGCAGTCGTAG
- a CDS encoding XisH family protein, with amino-acid sequence MAAKDIFHEAVRKGLEKEGWVITNDPLKLQVGGVEMYVDLGAEKIIAAEKDGEKIAVEIKSFIGPSNISEFHTAIGQFINYRVALEEQYPDRTLYLAVPLGTYQTFFSLQFIQTVIQRFEVKVIVYDPANEVIWQWQTN; translated from the coding sequence ATGGCTGCTAAAGATATTTTTCATGAGGCTGTTAGGAAAGGTCTTGAAAAAGAGGGTTGGGTAATTACTAATGACCCCTTAAAGCTTCAGGTGGGTGGGGTTGAGATGTATGTTGACTTAGGGGCAGAAAAGATTATTGCGGCTGAGAAAGATGGGGAAAAAATAGCCGTTGAAATTAAGAGTTTTATTGGGCCGTCCAACATTTCTGAATTTCATACAGCTATCGGGCAGTTTATCAATTATCGCGTAGCTTTAGAAGAACAATATCCCGATCGCACTTTATATTTAGCTGTTCCTCTAGGAACTTATCAAACCTTTTTTTCTCTTCAGTTTATCCAAACTGTGATTCAACGCTTTGAAGTTAAGGTTATTGTTTACGATCCAGCCAATGAGGTGATTTGGCAATGGCAAACAAATTAG
- the sufR gene encoding iron-sulfur cluster biosynthesis transcriptional regulator SufR, with the protein MTTTHQPSTKQDILQYLLKQDQTTAQDLADALEISPQAIRRHLKDLEAEGLIEYKSVQVGMGRPQHVYHLSRKGRDRFPNRYDEFAVSLLDTLTETVGHDQVSSILRKQWERKGKEYRDKVGMGSVQERVAKLVEIRKSEGYMAEWHVLEPNKLNNSAEPQVILTEHNCAISNVAESFPSVCGHELEMFAAVLPDCTVERTHWLNQGEHQCGYLIKSRSQE; encoded by the coding sequence ATGACCACTACTCACCAGCCTTCTACAAAGCAGGACATCTTGCAGTATTTACTGAAGCAGGATCAGACGACGGCACAGGATTTAGCCGACGCTTTAGAAATTAGTCCGCAAGCGATTCGGCGTCATCTTAAGGATTTAGAGGCAGAAGGATTAATTGAGTATAAATCGGTTCAGGTCGGAATGGGGCGTCCCCAGCATGTCTATCACTTGAGTCGGAAAGGGCGCGATCGCTTCCCCAATCGCTATGATGAATTTGCGGTTTCTTTGCTGGACACCCTGACGGAAACAGTGGGGCATGACCAAGTTAGCTCGATTTTACGGAAGCAGTGGGAGCGCAAAGGCAAGGAATATCGAGACAAGGTGGGCATGGGTTCTGTGCAAGAGCGAGTTGCCAAGCTTGTAGAAATCCGCAAAAGTGAAGGCTACATGGCAGAGTGGCATGTTCTAGAACCGAACAAGTTAAATAACAGTGCTGAGCCTCAGGTTATTTTAACCGAACACAACTGTGCGATTTCCAACGTTGCCGAATCATTTCCCAGTGTATGTGGGCATGAATTGGAAATGTTTGCAGCCGTGTTGCCCGATTGCACCGTAGAGCGAACGCACTGGCTCAATCAGGGGGAGCATCAATGTGGTTATTTAATTAAATCAAGGAGTCAGGAGTAG
- a CDS encoding DUF4351 domain-containing protein: MNYDNACKYLAEQYPAEFVSWLLSVQSQDIRVLKTELTLEPIRADAVTFLQTANQILHIEFQTLPTSNPSIPFRMLDYSVRLKRQYRRDVEQVVIFLQATNDEIVFTEEYQDRTTSHRYRVVRLWEQDSAPFLANPGLLPLATLTQTDSPQALLAQVAEQVDRISEREQRQNIAGCAEILAGLRFEKDLIRQFFREEIMRESVIYQDILQQGLQQGRQEGRREGKQEGEADLITRQLTRRLGEVDSLLIERIRELSLDCLEELGVALLDFSSVADLMAWFVQQERREGEATLILRQLTQRLGEIDSSLIEQIRRLSTEQLETLGIALLDFSEVADLVAWLEQQAVSD, encoded by the coding sequence TTGAATTACGACAACGCTTGTAAATATTTAGCGGAACAATATCCAGCCGAGTTTGTGAGTTGGTTGCTTTCGGTTCAGTCACAAGACATCCGGGTACTCAAAACTGAACTGACTCTAGAACCCATTCGAGCTGACGCAGTTACCTTCCTACAAACAGCTAACCAAATCTTACACATAGAATTTCAAACTCTACCTACATCTAATCCGTCCATTCCCTTCCGGATGCTCGATTACTCAGTAAGATTAAAGCGGCAATATCGGCGTGATGTAGAGCAGGTAGTGATATTTTTGCAAGCCACTAACGATGAGATAGTCTTTACTGAGGAATATCAAGACCGGACTACATCCCATCGATATCGAGTTGTCCGTTTGTGGGAGCAAGACTCTGCACCATTTCTCGCTAATCCAGGGCTATTACCCCTCGCTACTTTAACCCAAACCGACTCCCCTCAAGCCTTGCTGGCACAGGTAGCCGAACAAGTCGATAGAATTTCTGAAAGGGAGCAGCGACAGAATATTGCGGGTTGTGCTGAAATTCTTGCTGGATTGCGGTTTGAAAAAGATTTAATTCGCCAGTTTTTTCGGGAGGAAATTATGCGCGAGTCTGTTATTTATCAAGACATCTTGCAACAGGGATTACAACAAGGAAGACAAGAAGGAAGGAGGGAAGGAAAACAGGAAGGAGAGGCGGATTTGATTACACGCCAGCTAACACGACGGCTGGGTGAGGTTGATTCATTGCTGATTGAGCGGATTCGAGAGTTATCCCTCGATTGCTTGGAAGAGTTGGGAGTAGCACTGTTGGATTTTTCCAGCGTGGCTGATTTAATGGCTTGGTTCGTACAGCAGGAGAGGCGGGAAGGAGAGGCGACTTTGATTTTACGCCAGCTTACTCAACGACTAGGCGAGATTGATTCATCCCTGATTGAGCAGATTCGCAGGTTATCCACTGAACAGTTGGAAACGTTGGGAATAGCGCTGTTGGATTTTTCTGAAGTCGCTGATTTAGTAGCTTGGTTGGAGCAACAAGCTGTAAGCGATTAG
- the sufD gene encoding Fe-S cluster assembly protein SufD, with protein sequence MTVQVSPSTIPNLEDLAVISTLEGQDAHLLSLLNQCQTLAIQAIEPDTTALLKQLRDRAARWVKTLSLPAKRDEDWRFTDLSPLLQVNFQTPESQAEITESVATDFALPEASIRLVFVNGVYAPHLSAVTDLPEGLVVSNLAQLPVAYRSKVGNYLAQQPGSAEVFTALNTASLKDAAVVWVGKNQQVETPIHLLFISTVSKTPTVSLPRCLVVAESGSNLTLVEEYRNYKCGNDVQKVYFTNAVTEIVLEENAQINHTRIDQESKGAFHIGKSAIAQSRYSRYIGNAITFGSKLSRHHLEVFQTGEGTETTLNGLALIGGEQVADTHSAIVLNHPNGTANQLHKCIIDDRAQAIFNGKVFVPQTAQFTNASQLNRNLLLSSKARVDTKPQLEITADQVKCAHGATVSQLEADDIFYLQSRGINAVNARELLLDAFAAEIIKGIPVASMRQKLTRCVACRTF encoded by the coding sequence ATGACGGTACAAGTTTCTCCCAGTACGATTCCTAATTTAGAGGATTTGGCGGTAATCTCGACCTTGGAGGGTCAAGATGCCCATCTACTGAGCTTATTAAATCAGTGCCAAACCCTAGCAATCCAAGCGATTGAGCCGGATACAACGGCTTTATTGAAGCAATTACGCGATCGCGCGGCGCGTTGGGTGAAGACTCTCAGCCTCCCTGCTAAGCGGGATGAGGACTGGCGGTTTACGGACTTATCACCTTTATTACAGGTGAATTTTCAGACACCCGAAAGTCAGGCAGAAATAACCGAGTCTGTGGCGACTGATTTTGCCCTACCTGAAGCCTCTATTCGATTAGTCTTCGTGAATGGGGTTTATGCGCCTCACCTATCAGCGGTGACTGATTTGCCAGAGGGATTGGTTGTTAGTAATTTGGCTCAGTTACCAGTCGCTTATCGCTCAAAAGTTGGCAACTATCTCGCGCAGCAACCGGGTTCGGCAGAGGTATTTACCGCTCTGAATACGGCGAGTTTGAAAGATGCGGCAGTTGTTTGGGTAGGGAAGAATCAGCAGGTAGAAACGCCGATTCATCTACTATTTATCTCAACGGTTAGTAAGACGCCAACGGTTTCTCTCCCCCGGTGTTTGGTGGTGGCAGAGTCGGGCAGTAATTTAACCTTAGTTGAAGAGTATCGCAACTACAAATGCGGTAACGACGTACAAAAAGTGTACTTCACTAATGCGGTGACGGAAATCGTGTTAGAGGAGAATGCACAAATTAACCATACGCGGATTGATCAAGAGAGCAAAGGCGCGTTTCATATTGGGAAAAGTGCGATCGCACAATCTCGGTATAGTCGCTACATCGGCAATGCCATCACCTTCGGCTCAAAACTCTCTCGCCATCATTTAGAAGTCTTCCAGACTGGAGAGGGGACAGAAACCACCTTAAATGGTTTAGCCTTGATTGGGGGTGAACAGGTGGCGGATACCCATAGTGCGATCGTGCTCAATCATCCCAACGGTACCGCTAACCAATTGCACAAATGTATTATCGATGACCGCGCTCAGGCGATATTCAACGGTAAGGTTTTTGTGCCACAAACGGCTCAATTTACCAACGCCAGCCAGTTGAACCGCAACTTACTACTATCGTCCAAAGCTCGCGTTGATACTAAACCCCAACTGGAAATCACGGCGGATCAAGTTAAATGTGCCCACGGTGCTACCGTTAGCCAGTTAGAAGCCGATGATATTTTCTACCTGCAAAGCCGTGGCATCAATGCAGTCAATGCTCGTGAACTGTTGTTAGATGCATTTGCGGCTGAGATTATCAAGGGCATTCCTGTGGCTTCAATGCGTCAAAAGCTGACTCGATGTGTTGCCTGTCGAACATTTTAG
- the sufB gene encoding Fe-S cluster assembly protein SufB, protein MTATVKKLVNQPYKYGFVTDIEADTIPRGLNEDVIRLISGKKNEPEFMLEFRLKAYRQWLKMTEPTWPHVTYPPINYQDIIYYSAPKQAKKKLDSLEDVDPALLETFEKLGIPLSEQKRLSNVAVDAIFDSVSIGTTFKEKLAKEGVIFCSISEALQEHPELVKKYLGSVVPVADNYFAALNAAVFSDGSFVFVPKGVKCPMELSTYFRINSGDTGQFERTLIVAEEGSSVSYLEGCTAPMYDSNQLHAAVVELVALDNADIKYSTVQNWYAGDENGKGGIYNFVTKRGLCKGVNSKISWTQVETGSAITWKYPSCVLVGDNSVGEFYSVALTNNKQQADTGTKMVHIGKNTRSTIISKGISAGNSKNSYRGQVKIGPKAQGARNYSQCDSMLIGSTAEANTFPYIQVENNTAKVEHEASTAKIGEDQLFYFAQRGISEEDAISMMVSGFCKDVFNNLPMEFAAEADKLLSLKLEGAVG, encoded by the coding sequence ATGACTGCCACCGTCAAAAAATTAGTCAACCAGCCTTATAAGTACGGCTTTGTCACAGATATTGAGGCCGATACGATTCCTCGTGGTCTTAATGAGGACGTAATCCGCCTAATCTCTGGCAAAAAGAACGAACCAGAGTTCATGCTGGAGTTTCGCCTCAAAGCTTATCGGCAATGGCTGAAGATGACCGAACCAACTTGGCCTCACGTCACCTATCCGCCGATTAACTACCAGGACATCATCTATTACTCGGCACCGAAACAGGCCAAGAAAAAGCTCGATAGCCTAGAAGACGTTGACCCCGCATTGCTCGAAACCTTCGAGAAGTTAGGGATTCCCTTATCTGAGCAAAAACGGTTGTCTAACGTGGCGGTAGATGCGATTTTTGATAGTGTCTCCATTGGTACTACCTTCAAAGAAAAACTCGCCAAAGAAGGCGTAATTTTCTGCTCCATCTCGGAAGCGCTGCAAGAACACCCGGAACTCGTCAAGAAGTACCTTGGTAGTGTTGTCCCTGTAGCAGACAACTACTTCGCCGCACTTAATGCCGCTGTGTTCAGTGATGGTTCCTTTGTCTTTGTTCCCAAAGGCGTCAAATGCCCGATGGAACTATCTACCTACTTCCGGATTAATAGCGGTGACACCGGACAGTTTGAGCGTACTCTAATTGTTGCCGAAGAAGGCAGCTCGGTCAGTTACTTAGAAGGCTGCACCGCGCCGATGTACGACAGCAACCAACTCCACGCCGCTGTCGTCGAACTCGTCGCCCTCGACAACGCGGACATCAAATACTCTACCGTACAGAACTGGTACGCCGGGGATGAAAACGGCAAAGGTGGCATTTACAACTTTGTCACCAAGCGAGGTTTGTGTAAGGGCGTCAACTCTAAGATTTCCTGGACGCAGGTGGAAACGGGTTCTGCTATTACTTGGAAGTACCCTAGTTGTGTGTTAGTGGGTGATAATTCCGTTGGTGAGTTTTACTCCGTAGCGCTGACGAATAACAAGCAGCAAGCTGATACCGGCACTAAGATGGTACATATCGGCAAAAACACCCGTAGCACCATTATTTCTAAGGGAATTTCTGCTGGTAACTCTAAAAATAGTTATCGGGGACAGGTGAAAATTGGCCCCAAAGCCCAAGGTGCACGGAATTATTCCCAGTGTGATTCGATGCTGATTGGGAGTACTGCCGAAGCGAATACGTTCCCCTACATTCAAGTGGAAAATAATACGGCAAAAGTAGAACATGAAGCCTCTACCGCCAAGATTGGAGAAGACCAATTATTCTACTTTGCTCAACGGGGAATTTCCGAAGAAGATGCTATTTCCATGATGGTGAGTGGCTTCTGTAAGGATGTTTTCAACAATCTGCCGATGGAGTTTGCCGCTGAAGCGGATAAGTTGTTGAGCCTGAAGTTAGAAGGTGCGGTGGGTTAA
- a CDS encoding SufS family cysteine desulfurase, with protein sequence MTFTKQRTIADAVRSDFPILHQEVNEKPLVYLDNAATSQKPLAVLDALRHYYERDNANVHRGAHSLSVRATEAYEGARDKVASFVNAASRQEIVFTRNASEAINLVAYSWGLNTLKPGDEIILSVMEHHSNIIPWQLMAQRTGAVIKYVGLTKTQEFDLEQFQQLISDKTQLVSVVHVSNTLGCINPVEEIIAIAHRYGAKVLIDACQSVPHMPIDVQAMDCDWLVASGHKMCAPTGIGFLYGKLDLLEAMPPFMGGGEMISEVYLDHSTYAELPHKFEAGTPAIGEAIALGAAVDYLMGIGMDKIHAYEEELTAYLFEKLRGIPDLKVYGPQPTANGKGRAALASFTVEGLDSSDVSALLDQEGVAIRSGHHCTQPLHRILGVAGTARASLYFYNTREDIDAFINGMKETMDFFGSILG encoded by the coding sequence ATGACGTTCACCAAACAAAGAACTATTGCCGATGCAGTCCGTTCTGACTTCCCCATTTTGCATCAGGAAGTCAACGAAAAGCCCCTTGTGTATCTTGATAATGCGGCGACTTCGCAAAAGCCACTCGCCGTATTGGATGCCCTACGCCACTACTACGAACGGGATAATGCAAATGTCCATCGAGGTGCTCATAGCCTGAGTGTCAGAGCCACAGAGGCGTATGAGGGCGCTAGGGATAAAGTCGCTAGCTTTGTGAATGCGGCTTCGCGGCAAGAAATTGTGTTCACCCGCAATGCCAGTGAAGCGATTAATTTAGTGGCGTATAGCTGGGGATTGAATACCTTGAAACCGGGAGATGAGATTATCCTCTCGGTGATGGAACACCACAGCAACATCATTCCCTGGCAGTTGATGGCTCAGCGGACGGGTGCGGTAATTAAGTATGTGGGATTGACAAAGACACAAGAGTTTGACTTAGAGCAGTTCCAGCAGCTAATTTCGGATAAAACCCAACTGGTGAGTGTGGTTCATGTCTCGAATACCTTGGGTTGTATTAACCCAGTGGAAGAGATAATTGCGATCGCGCATCGTTACGGCGCAAAGGTACTGATCGACGCTTGTCAGAGTGTGCCCCACATGCCAATTGATGTCCAGGCAATGGACTGTGATTGGTTAGTCGCATCGGGACACAAAATGTGTGCGCCCACAGGCATTGGCTTTTTGTATGGCAAACTAGATTTGCTAGAAGCCATGCCTCCGTTTATGGGTGGCGGCGAGATGATTTCGGAAGTTTACCTCGATCACTCGACGTATGCGGAGTTACCCCATAAGTTTGAAGCCGGAACACCCGCGATTGGGGAAGCGATCGCGCTGGGTGCGGCGGTAGACTATCTCATGGGAATCGGTATGGACAAAATCCATGCTTATGAGGAAGAGTTAACCGCTTATCTCTTCGAGAAATTACGCGGCATTCCCGATCTAAAAGTATACGGCCCCCAACCTACTGCCAACGGAAAAGGTAGGGCAGCACTGGCATCATTTACAGTTGAAGGACTCGACTCTAGCGATGTGTCTGCACTGTTGGATCAAGAAGGCGTAGCGATTCGTTCCGGACATCATTGTACGCAACCCTTACATCGCATTTTAGGGGTTGCAGGTACAGCACGAGCAAGTTTGTATTTCTACAATACTCGTGAGGACATTGACGCTTTTATTAATGGGATGAAGGAGACGATGGACTTTTTCGGTAGCATTTTGGGATAA
- a CDS encoding HNH endonuclease: MSVPSIPSSLRQLVIERSQGKCEYCLIHQDDSIYSHEVDHIIAKKHGGQTVAENLALSCLSCNRHKGSDLATFDPLSKEIVPLFHPRRQTWSEHFSLDGTLILGITPTGRATVFLLKLNAPTRLVYRQVLIAQGRYP; encoded by the coding sequence ATGAGTGTTCCCTCAATTCCTTCTTCCCTACGTCAGTTAGTAATTGAGCGATCGCAGGGAAAATGTGAATATTGTCTCATCCACCAAGATGATTCGATTTATAGTCACGAAGTGGATCACATCATTGCCAAAAAACACGGCGGTCAAACCGTAGCCGAAAATCTTGCCCTATCTTGCTTATCGTGTAACCGTCACAAAGGCTCCGACTTAGCGACCTTTGACCCACTTAGTAAAGAAATTGTTCCTTTATTTCACCCACGTCGTCAAACTTGGTCTGAGCATTTCAGCTTAGACGGAACTCTCATTCTTGGTATCACACCAACAGGTAGGGCTACAGTTTTTTTACTGAAGCTAAATGCCCCGACTCGTTTGGTCTATCGTCAAGTATTGATTGCTCAAGGACGGTATCCGTAA
- the sufC gene encoding Fe-S cluster assembly ATPase SufC, translated as MIKENSQIILSVRDLTATVDGNSILKGLNLEVKAGEVHAIMGPNGSGKSTFSKVLAGHPAYEITGGEVTFLGQSLLEMEPEERSLAGVFLAFQYPLEIPGVSNLDFLRVAYNARLKHQGLEEIDTFDFEDLIQEKLEVVKMNPSFLERSLNEGFSGGEKKRNEILQMALLEPKLAILDETDSGLDIDALKIVADGVNQLASPDNATILITHYQRLLNYIEPDFVHVMAAGRILMTGGKELALELEERGYDWVVEENVAEVGAR; from the coding sequence ATGATTAAGGAAAATAGTCAGATAATTTTGTCGGTTCGGGATTTAACGGCGACTGTTGATGGGAATTCGATTCTCAAGGGGTTAAATCTGGAAGTTAAGGCGGGAGAAGTTCACGCGATTATGGGGCCGAATGGCTCTGGCAAGAGTACTTTTTCTAAGGTTTTAGCCGGTCATCCTGCGTATGAGATTACGGGGGGTGAGGTGACATTTTTAGGGCAAAGTCTGCTGGAAATGGAACCGGAGGAACGGTCACTGGCTGGGGTTTTTCTCGCGTTTCAATACCCTTTGGAAATTCCAGGGGTGAGTAATTTAGATTTCTTGCGTGTGGCTTACAACGCCCGCCTCAAACATCAAGGATTAGAGGAAATTGATACTTTTGATTTTGAAGATTTAATCCAAGAAAAGCTGGAAGTTGTCAAGATGAATCCCAGCTTCCTAGAACGTAGTCTAAATGAGGGTTTCTCTGGGGGCGAGAAGAAGCGGAATGAGATTCTGCAAATGGCACTCTTGGAACCAAAATTAGCCATTTTAGATGAGACGGATTCTGGCTTGGATATCGATGCGTTGAAGATTGTGGCTGATGGGGTTAACCAACTCGCCAGTCCAGATAACGCGACTATTTTAATTACTCACTATCAGCGTCTTCTGAATTATATTGAGCCGGATTTTGTGCATGTAATGGCAGCCGGTCGTATCCTGATGACGGGAGGTAAAGAACTGGCGCTGGAACTGGAAGAGCGAGGTTATGATTGGGTTGTGGAGGAAAACGTAGCTGAGGTGGGAGCGCGATGA
- a CDS encoding XisI protein: MANKLETYRGYIQQALKDYASLGSPDDEVETQLIFDTEGDHYQLVYAGWKNRRRRYGCVLHLDIKDGKIWIQHDGTEIGIANELVKLGVPKEDIVLAFHEPFVRPYTGFAVG; this comes from the coding sequence ATGGCAAACAAATTAGAGACTTACAGAGGTTATATTCAGCAAGCGTTAAAAGACTATGCGAGTCTGGGTTCACCGGATGATGAGGTTGAGACTCAACTCATTTTTGATACTGAAGGCGATCATTACCAGTTAGTTTACGCGGGTTGGAAGAATCGACGCCGGAGGTATGGGTGTGTTTTGCATCTAGATATCAAGGATGGGAAAATCTGGATACAGCATGATGGAACAGAGATTGGGATAGCCAATGAGTTAGTTAAGTTGGGTGTTCCGAAAGAAGATATTGTTTTAGCGTTTCATGAACCGTTTGTTAGACCGTATACAGGGTTTGCAGTCGGTTAA
- a CDS encoding tetratricopeptide repeat protein: MRLQILLTTVVLISALCSACSGSKNCLNSTFANIAVSYSMAGQNDQALQAAQRITLLTRKADVLSLIALQAAKAGQEKQSANLFNQALQAANKIEPSPDKVMALEAIASRYGRIGQKDKAAEVLAQALQDTKAIWGTSFVKDTVLEKIAVNYAQLGDYTQGIQVTNKIVEDIPKSRALARIVAYYVAAGEYDQARQIANTIEVQTSQANALIEIAEKTGEYQQALTVAKEIDEEERALWKSIILGKITLLYSKAGQNKQADETLSQAIKAAQNIEGTDAQLNQLTRIGFLYIEMEKQEQAIKLASQTLQVVNQIQDIYKKAVLLANIAVVYGKAGKKELADSVFAQAIKVARTLNNEDKKTQTLAEISINYAKVNPYNQVLQLTQTIGNAKTQAYALSKIARDYEKAGDKEQGVQALDQAFQIAQTIETTQGKSQKLAEIAVQLGRLAQYDRAIAIAQTLDATEKDSPKASALAQIANYCAKAGQQEKAIALLSQALQAANTTQCSD, from the coding sequence ATGAGACTTCAAATCTTATTGACTACTGTTGTATTAATTAGTGCGCTGTGTTCAGCTTGTTCCGGAAGTAAAAATTGTCTTAATAGCACATTTGCTAACATTGCCGTTTCCTATTCAATGGCTGGACAAAATGACCAAGCGTTACAAGCTGCCCAGAGAATCACTCTGTTAACTCGTAAAGCTGACGTCTTAAGTCTGATAGCTCTCCAGGCGGCGAAAGCAGGGCAGGAAAAACAGTCTGCAAATCTGTTTAATCAAGCCCTTCAAGCTGCGAATAAAATTGAACCCTCCCCTGATAAGGTGATGGCGTTAGAAGCAATCGCGTCTAGATATGGAAGAATTGGGCAAAAAGACAAAGCGGCTGAGGTTTTAGCTCAAGCTTTACAGGATACTAAGGCCATTTGGGGTACCTCATTCGTTAAAGATACAGTATTAGAGAAAATTGCCGTTAATTATGCACAATTAGGTGATTATACTCAAGGGATTCAGGTTACTAATAAAATTGTTGAGGATATCCCTAAAAGCCGAGCATTAGCTCGAATCGTTGCTTACTATGTAGCCGCAGGAGAATACGATCAAGCACGACAGATAGCTAACACGATAGAAGTTCAAACTTCTCAAGCGAATGCGCTAATAGAAATTGCTGAAAAAACCGGAGAATACCAACAAGCACTCACCGTTGCAAAAGAAATTGATGAGGAAGAGAGGGCATTATGGAAAAGTATTATCTTAGGTAAAATTACGCTACTATATTCAAAAGCTGGGCAAAATAAACAAGCGGATGAAACCTTATCGCAGGCAATTAAAGCTGCCCAAAATATCGAAGGGACTGATGCTCAACTTAATCAATTAACTCGAATCGGTTTCTTATATATAGAAATGGAAAAACAAGAGCAAGCGATTAAATTAGCATCCCAAACACTGCAAGTAGTTAATCAAATTCAGGATATTTATAAAAAAGCGGTATTGTTAGCTAATATTGCTGTTGTGTATGGGAAAGCCGGAAAGAAAGAATTGGCGGATTCGGTGTTTGCTCAAGCAATTAAGGTGGCTCGAACCCTCAACAATGAAGACAAAAAAACTCAAACTTTAGCTGAAATTTCGATTAATTATGCAAAAGTTAATCCTTACAATCAAGTGCTTCAGCTAACCCAAACTATCGGTAATGCCAAGACTCAGGCTTACGCACTGAGTAAAATAGCTAGGGATTACGAAAAAGCCGGAGATAAAGAGCAAGGCGTTCAGGCTTTAGATCAAGCGTTTCAGATTGCTCAAACGATAGAAACTACTCAAGGTAAATCCCAAAAGTTGGCGGAAATTGCAGTCCAATTGGGCAGACTTGCTCAGTATGATCGCGCGATCGCCATTGCCCAAACTCTCGATGCAACTGAGAAGGACTCTCCCAAAGCCTCAGCCTTAGCTCAGATCGCCAATTATTGTGCGAAAGCGGGACAACAGGAGAAAGCGATCGCACTTTTATCCCAAGCACTTCAAGCGGCTAACACAACCCAGTGTTCTGATTGA